In the Desulfatiglans anilini DSM 4660 genome, one interval contains:
- a CDS encoding 3-methyl-2-oxobutanoate dehydrogenase subunit VorB, producing the protein METLFVKGNEAIAMGAIEAGCRFYFGYPITPQNDIPEYMSKHLPAVGGTFIQAESEIASINMLLGASATGARAMTSSSSPGISLKQEGISYLCGSQIPGVIVNMSRSGPGLGGISPSQGDYFQATRGGGHGDYRTIVLAPSSVQEAYDLTMRAFDLADKYRNPVLILGDALLGQIKEPLKTRPYRGTPPEKDWILTGASGRPRRILKSLYLSEGELTDHNWFLYRKYQQMKREIRFETQNLDDAKLLVVAFGSLARIVKSAVGMAREKGMLIGLLRPITLYPFPYAALEKISRKIRNFMAVELSTGQMVEDVKLAVGHKKNQVDFYGRPPGSIPSPDEIFHEIAKVYKKRIA; encoded by the coding sequence TTGGAGACTTTGTTCGTAAAAGGCAACGAAGCCATCGCCATGGGCGCCATCGAAGCCGGATGCCGTTTTTATTTCGGCTATCCCATCACTCCCCAGAACGACATCCCGGAGTATATGTCCAAGCATCTGCCGGCCGTCGGGGGCACTTTCATACAGGCCGAAAGCGAGATAGCGTCCATCAACATGCTCCTGGGCGCAAGCGCCACCGGAGCACGGGCCATGACCTCCTCTTCGAGCCCGGGCATTTCCCTGAAGCAGGAGGGGATTTCTTACCTGTGCGGCAGCCAGATACCGGGTGTCATTGTCAACATGAGCCGCAGTGGACCCGGCCTCGGGGGGATCTCGCCATCGCAGGGCGACTATTTTCAGGCCACCAGGGGCGGCGGGCACGGGGACTACCGGACGATCGTTCTGGCCCCCTCATCCGTCCAGGAGGCCTATGACCTCACGATGCGGGCCTTCGACCTCGCCGACAAATACCGGAATCCGGTTCTAATCCTGGGCGACGCATTGCTGGGGCAGATCAAAGAACCCTTGAAAACACGCCCATACAGAGGAACCCCCCCCGAAAAGGATTGGATTCTTACGGGCGCCTCCGGGCGGCCCCGCCGGATCCTCAAATCCCTCTACCTCTCGGAAGGCGAACTCACGGACCACAACTGGTTCCTTTACCGCAAGTATCAGCAGATGAAGCGCGAGATCCGCTTTGAAACCCAGAATTTGGATGATGCGAAGCTGCTCGTCGTCGCATTCGGCTCACTGGCACGCATCGTGAAGAGCGCTGTGGGTATGGCCCGTGAAAAAGGCATGCTGATCGGCCTCCTGCGACCGATCACCCTTTACCCCTTTCCCTATGCTGCGCTGGAAAAGATCTCCCGGAAGATCAGAAATTTCATGGCGGTGGAACTGAGTACGGGCCAAATGGTCGAAGACGTCAAACTGGCCGTCGGACACAAGAAGAACCAGGTGGATTTCTATGGCAGACCGCCCGGCTCCATCCCGTCGCCGGACGAAATCTTTCATGAAATCGCCAAAGTCTACAAAAAGAGGATCGCATAA